The following are encoded together in the Bactrocera neohumeralis isolate Rockhampton chromosome 6, APGP_CSIRO_Bneo_wtdbg2-racon-allhic-juicebox.fasta_v2, whole genome shotgun sequence genome:
- the LOC126761337 gene encoding neuralized-like protein 4 encodes MATGGGGAVGLSGSGSGGIGATAGSNAINLQALQTFHHRCGRRITLSNGNRTAARSVRDFSHALVFSAEPLTDDVLFEVVIEKKNHSWGGSIEIGVTSESPEKLELPSCATAMRNGTWVMSGIDVRKDGVCLIEFYGTDLETLGERDRVGVMRTSNNELVFYVNGEPQGVAARNMPKTLWALVDLYGRCVQVSLCPTDVGGSGDFAETSVQQAHQIVQNIDVPMSVDVTVVSTTSPTANNACTANNNSSGGGLVSNISTNADINAALSSLGSAGAAAISAISQTGLHSALPLSSSAAAVIANNTSTLQNVGDFYDTDRLRFHTRCGSLVKLSPHCRSAERRRPLDEFNNGVVMTHRPLKDNELFEIRIDKLVDKWSGSIEVGVTTHNPSVLHFPATMTNMRSGTIMMSGCGILTNGKGTRRQYGEFNLDELREGDRVGMMRKSNGNLHYYINGQDQGVAATRVAQTLWGVIDLYGMTTKVTIVDRDEREQQNLVTRRNNLILTAASGLTSGNMAIDSIGATNALITANSATPTPVLSLLSPEGEVNSTVAAAAAALGDSTLSGTNTQRNDDRLTFHPICGSHATVTHSGRTALRPNASDDFNNGVVLTRRPLRPNELFQVRLERVVTKWAGSVEMGVTTHSAEELDFPFTMTNVRSGTWMMTGNGVMHNGITVIEQYGQNLDRLQVGDRVGVVRKDDGTLHFWVNGVDQGPAATNVPERVFGVIDLYGQAAQASIIDTSECGSPDTGNSTISNTTLYSEPPLRFHSIHGKNAGISNGGLTASRPNSLAEFNDAIVFSNRPLRQRELFEVALDIMVRHWSGNIEIGVTGTRPEDIQLAANATDLDANDMIILCGSMIFHNRKTIRSNVLIDLDSLGEDTRVGVMRNGDYVHFFIDGVDQGPACECRMPNVWAVIDLYGQCAQVTLTQSQPDIRAPYATSENSQSCQATSVIQPATSELKHRWTCISGNVTLSQSWTVASRITGASAALSRCVVFSEHPLSVGAPFEIKLISHNSLFAGCLNIGVTDLNLSDDYVRKNIPLSIKRIPANVWYVSGNEVRHNSTLLQRSMASLEWLRVGDRIALELTPARTLRILLNSEDMNIHFQNVPNDVYVVVELQGSTMAVQVISSQGPTSPLRPCSLRLQDSLDFGVDPLNKQDSMLESIDSEMQTYEFSELHGKHVRLLDEHRSAMRVQSYNQGVVFVGKPLCKGESISIKVDAVNPKWKGTIGVGVVAACPQPTSVSQLPISILHCKRPCWVATHDYININGQKIASKYGEALEQIQPGTVITMTLSNVGMLVIMVGSINLEDLAAGLPNHVYPVFDLYGKCEKISLITSNDVGRNSTPIIEEAAALEYDNLQEQDGGVPQCEKADLEMHEKETEQLSQQQPQAMQTSGGAVGGVAAGSGTSNAAMNRSVMESVSENLLLNISIKNRTLEQNRAVESNAANTSCCLRESLQLQHNTNLNIQRSQSTQRFQNALNASANSTTTGGAIADTAAASTSAAPNAAASGTNNSATTTTTTAPYVHDTNKDYEALEEAGAVGGISLQSELRRCSSKENLLSAQRSSNNLDALEQLVSSVGIHGANANATVADNMTANERALETDSNLTASATVDAAAAVGVTTANLEGTVGNVGAHEHAVEERAEEGDDVDDDDDDDDDDDDDNDDLEDNDNLDHLLLLQQQHDLLRLRYQQLSQPFSANFGPLSSTSTSTQFDSLQSIPSIERKDCEYLKLVQQFRTSLVLPQSFFQPLTDPICFCAHCNAFTSEKLHGWVYFKLNQQTVNSAAAQHSLDTGEWLPLYYMTRVDKIRAILDHGQPLPLESSCESHTSLSNQKDEPGTRLELHFSPNAAGIVSMNSQHKYNVNSHSYRIGTAFEVYVRRQSLCLTNSSKMNVNAAVVASSSAAAAALSLLERRSSADLLHPHESSSGLTLEQSSSSSGGGGSMSAGSASSASLKDMTWFTKEAGACVITALILKLEKITPSKNAGGGLSLALDGN; translated from the exons ATGGCTACAGGCGGGGGAGGTGCCGTTGGGCTAAGTGGGAGCGGCAGCGGTGGTATCGGTGCAACAGCAGGCTCTAATGCTATAAATTTACAAGCGCTCCAAACATTCCATCATCGCTGCGGACGCCGAATAACACTTTCCAATGGCAACCGCACTGCGGCGCGTTCTGTGCGTGATTTTAGTCATGCGCTGGTGTTTAGCGCCGAACCGCTGACAGACGATGTACTCTTCGAAGTGGTAATTGAGAAGAAG AACCATTCTTGGGGCGGCAGTATTGAGATTGGTGTGACATCCGAATCACCAGAGAAACTAGAACTGCCTTCCTGTGCTACGGCAATGCGTAACGGCACCTGGGTAATGTCCGGCATTGATGTGCGTAAAGACGGCGTTTGTCTAATTGAATTCTATGGCACCGATTTGGAGACACTGGGCGAACGTGATCGCGTTGGCGTAATGCGCACTTCCAACAATGAATTAGTATTTTATGTTAATGGCGAGCCACAAGGTGTGGCAGCGCGTAATATGCCCAAGACATTGTGGGCATTGGTTGATTTGTACGGGCGTTGTGTGCAAGTGTCACTCTGTCCAACGGATGTGGGTGGTTCAGGG GATTTCGCCGAAACATCAGTCCAGCAAGCACATCAAATTGTGCAGAATATCGATGTACCGATGAGTGTGGATGTGACAGTTGTTTCAACTACATCGCCGACAGCAAACAACGCCTGCACAGCCAACAATAATAGCAGTGGCGGTGGTCTAGTTTCAAACATTAGCACGAACGCTGATATTAATGCCGCCCTTTCCAGTTTGGGCAGCGCAGGCGCCGCTGCGATTTCCGCGATATCGCAAACTGGTTTGCATAGCGCTCTACCGTTATCTTCCTCGGCTGCGGCAGTTATTGCGAATAATACGTCCACGTTGCAAAACGTGGGAGACTTTTATGATACGGATAGACTGCGTTTTCACACACGCTGTGGCTCTCTTGTGAAGCTTTCGCCGCATTGTCGCAGCGCCGAGCGTCGACGACCGTTAGATGAGTTCAATAATGGTGTGGTAATGACACATCGGCCGTTGAAGGATAATGAGCTGTTTGAGATACGCATCGATAAGTTGGTGGACAAATGGTCCGGTTCCATAGAAGTAGGTGTGACTACGCACAATCCGTCGGTGCTGCACTTCCCAGCTACAATGACGAATATGCGCAGCGGCACCATAATGATGTCCGGCTGTGGTATACTGACAAATGGCAAGGGCACACGACGTCAGTATGGCGAATTTAATTTAGATGAACTGCGTGAAg GCGATCGTGTGGGTATGATGCGCAAGTCTAACGGAAATCTACATTACTACATAAATGGCCAGGATCAGGGTGTGGCCGCAACTCGTGTCGCCCAAACACTCTGGGGTGTCATAGATCTCTACGGCATGACCACCAAAGTGACGATTGTGGATCGCGATGAGCGGGaacaacaaaatttagtaaCACGACGCAATAATCTTATCCTCACAGCCGCGTCAGGTTTAACTAGCGGCAATATGGCAATCGATAGCATCGGTGCGACAAATGCACTTATTACGGCGAATTCGGCAACACCGACACCTGTATTGAGTTTGCTTAGTCCCGAGGGTGAAGTCAATTCAACGGTTGCTGCTGCAGCGGCCGCGTTGGGCGACTCAACGCTATCTGGCACTAATACGCAGCGTAATGACGATCGTCTAACCTTCCATCCGATCTGTGGTTCGCATGCTACGGTCACACATAGTGGACGCACCGCGCTTCGACCAAA TGCATCTGATGACTTCAACAACGGGGTTGTGCTAACTCGTCGCCCCTTACGTCCAAATGAACTGTTTCAAGTGCGGCTCGAGCGTGTCGTTACCAAATGGGCCGGCTCGGTAGAGATGGGTGTGACCACGCACAGCGCCGAAGAGTTAGACTTTCCTTTTACCATGACCAATGTGCG TTCCGGCACTTGGATGATGACGGGCAATGGTGTTATGCATAACGGCATTACGGTCATTGAGCAATATGGTCAGAATCTTGATCGTTTGCAGGTCGGTGATCGTGTGGGTGTCGTGCGCAAGGACGATGGCACGTTACATTTCTGGGTGAATGGCGTAGATCAGGGACCGGCAGCGACCAATGTGCCTGAACGCGTCTTTGGTGTTATCGATCTCTACGGTCAGGCGGCGCAGGCTAGCATAATAGACACATCTGAATGTGGCAGTCCGGATACGGGAAATTCAACTATCTCCAATACAACGCTCTACAGTGAGCCACCCTTGCGCTTCCATAGCATACACG GTAAAAATGCTGGCATCTCAAATGGCGGTCTCACCGCTTCCCGTCCTAATTCGCTGGCCGAATTCAATGATGCCATAGTCTTCAGTAATCGTCCGTTACGTCAGCGCGAACTCTTCGAGGTTGCGCTCGATATCATGGTGCGTCACTGGTCGGGCAATATAGAGATCGGTGTGACGGGTACACGCCCCGAGGACATACAACTCGCTGCCAATGCTACCGACTTGGATGCCAACGATATGATAATACTCTGTGGCTCGATGATCTTTCATAATCGTAAAACTATACGATCCAATGTGCTCATCGATTTGGATAGCTTGGGCGAGGATACACGTGTCGGTGTAATGCGTAATGGCGACTATGTGCATTTCTTCATCGATGGCGTCGATCAGGGCCCTGCCTGTGAGTGTCGTATGCCGAATGTGTGGGCAGTAATCGATTTGTATGGCCAGTGTGCGCAAGTGACGCTCACGCAATCGCAGCCAGACATACGTGCGCCGTATGCGACCAGTGAGAATTCTCAAAGCTGTCAAGCAACTTCGGTTATACAGCCGGCAACGTCGGAGTTGAAGCATCGTTGGACCTGCATATCGGGCAATGTAACTTTATCGCAAAGCTGGACGGTGGCTTCACGTATTACCGGCGCTTCGGCGGCACTCTCGCGTTGTGTCGTTTTCTCCGAGCATCCGCTGAGTGTGGGTGCGCCATTCGAAATCAAACTGATCTCGCACAATTCGTTATTCGCAG GCTGTCTCAATATCGGCGTTACCGATTTGAATCTCTCCGACGACTATGTGCGCAAAAATATACCGTTAAGTATTAAACGCATACCTGCCAATGTCTGGTATGTATCCGGCAATGAGGTGCGTCACAATTCGACACTGCTGCAGCGTTCCATGGCTTCTTTGGAGTGGCTGCGTGTAGGTGATCGTATTGCGCTCGAGCTGACGCCAGCGCGCACGCTGCGCATACTGCTGAATTCGGAGGACATGAATATACACTTTCAGAATGTGCCCAAT GATGTCTACGTCGTTGTTGAACTGCAAGGCTCTACCATGGCCGTGCAAGTGATCTCTTCCCAAGGTCCGACTTCACCGCTGCGTCCGTGTAGTTTACGCCTACAAGACTCGCTCGACTTTGGTGTTGATCCGCTTAATAAACAAGACTCGATGCTGGAATCAATCGATTCGGAGATGCAAACTTACGAGTTCTCCGAGCTGCATGGCAAACATGTGCGACTCTTGGATGAACATCGTTCGGCGATGCGCGTACAGTCTTACAATCAAGGCGTCGTATTTGTGGGCAAACCGTTATGCAAGGGCGAGAGCATTAGT ATCAAAGTGGACGCCGTGAATCCCAAATGGAAGGGCACAATAGGCGTCGGTGTGGTCGCAGCGTGTCCGCAACCCACAAGCGTCTCACAATTGCCGATCTCCATTTTACATTGTAAGCGTCCGTGCTGGGTGGCAACCCACGATTACATCAATATAAACGGTCAAAAGATAGCCTCGAAGTATGGCGAAGCGCTGGAACAAATACAGCCGGGTACAGTCATCACCATGACACTCTCGAATGTCGGAATGTTGG TAATCATGGTTGGTTCCATTAATTTGGAGGACTTGGCGGCCGGTTTACCCAATCACGTCTACCCTGTTTTCGATCTCTACGGAAAATGTGAGAAAATTTCACTCATTACCAGCAACGATGTAGGCCGCAATAGCACGCCGATTATTGAGGAGGCCGCCGCGTTGGAATATGATAACTTGCAGGAGCAGGATGGCGGTGTGCCACAATGTGAAAAGGCCGATTTGGAAATGCATGAAAAGGAAACGGAGCAGCTGTCGCAACAGCAGCCGCAGGCAATGCAGACAAGCGGTGGCGCAGTGGGCGGTGTGGCTGCGGGCAGCGGTACAAGCAATGCGGCAAT GAATCGTTCGGTGATGGAGAGCGTTTCGGagaatttattgttaaatatttcgataaaaaatCGTACACTGGAGCAAAATCGTGCTGTGGAGTCGAATGCAGCTAACACTTCGTG CTGTCTACGGGAGTCGTTACAACTACAACACAATACCAATCTCAATATTCAACGCAGTCAGAGTACGCAACGTTTTCAAAACGCACTGAATGCGTCGGCTAACTCCACAACGACAGGTGGCGCTATTGCTGACACTGCagcggcctcaacatccgccgCACCAAACGCGGCTGCGTCAGGCACTAACAACAGCGCCACCACTACAACAACCACTGCTCCTTACGTCCATGATACGAATAAAGATTATGAGGCGCTCGAAGAAGCCGGCGCTGTGGGCGGCATATCACTGCAAAGCGAACTGCGACGATGCAGTTCCAAAGAGAATTTACTCAGCGCTCAGCGTTCCTCAAACAATTTGGATGCGTTGGAACAGCTAGTCAGCAGCGTTGGTATACATGGCGCAAATGCTAATGCAACAGTGGCCGATAATATGACAGCTAATGAACGGGCGCTCGAAACCGATAGCAATTTAACCGCCAGCGCTACGGTTGATGCTGCCGCCGCAGTGGGCGTGACCACTGCTAACTTAGAAGGCACTGTTGGTAATGTGGGTGCACACGAGCATGCGGTAGAGGAGCGCGCTGAGGAAGGGGACGATGTGGACgacgatgacgatgatgatgatgacgacgaCGATGATAATGATGATCTTGAGGACAATGACAATTTGGATCATTTGTTactattgcaacaacaacatgattTGTTACGTTTACGTTATCAGCAGTTGAGTCAACCTTTCTCGGCAAATTTCGGTCCACTCTCGTCGACATCAACGTCCACACAATTTGATTCGCTGCAGTCGATACCCTCCATCGAACGTAAGGATTGTGAATATCTGAAGTTAGTGCAACAGTTTCGTACTTCACTCGTTTTGCCGCAATCCTTCTTCCAACCGCTAACCGATCCCATTTGCTTTTGCGCGCACTGCAACGCATTCACATCGGAAAAACTACACGGTTGGGTCTATTTCAAGTTGAACCAGCAAACGGTCAACTCGGCCGCCGCGCAGCATTCGCTCGACACCGGCGAATGGCTGCCGCTCTACTACATGACGCGTGTAGACAAAATACGTGCCATACTAGATCATGGTCAACCACTGCCGTTGGAGTCGAGCTGCGAATCGCACACCAGCCTCAGCAATCAGAAGGATGAGCCCGGCACGCGTCTGGAATTGCACTTCTCACCGAACGCTGCCGGCATTGTGTCGATGAACAGCCAACATAAATACAATGTCAACTCTCATTCGTATCGCATCGGTACCGCTTTCGAGGTCTACGTGCGTCGGCAATCGCTCTGCCTGACGAATAGCAGCAAAATGAATGTAAACGCCGCGGTGGTGGCCTCATCAAGCGCTGCAGCGGCCGCGCTTAGCTTATTGGAGCGCCGTTCGTCGGCGGACTTGTTGCATCCGCATGAATCGAGCAGCGGTTTGACGCTCGAacagagcagcagcagcagcggcggtgGCGGCAGTATGAGTGCGGGCTCAGCGTCGAGCGCATCGCTCAAAGACATGACGTGGTTTACGAAAGAGGCAGGCGCTTGTGTCATAACAGCGCTAATATTGAAATTGGAGAAAATAACGCCTTCAAAGAATGCTGGCGGTGGGCTCAGTCTCGCTTTAGATGGCAACTAA
- the LOC126761525 gene encoding glutamate receptor ionotropic, delta-1, translating to MTGFDLILSAALCLTCANLTDIRLPEGLIELDENNTVVTISPDLAVDEPSLDDAPFETVKTIVAKKEKMDKLREWIKGRKLVIATLEDYPLSYTVMENDTRVGKGVAFELIDFLQEQMQFTYEVVVPEDNIIGSREDYEKSLIKMLNNSEADLAAAFIPTLSEQHSFVFYSTTTLDEGEWIMVMQRPRESATGSGLMAPFDFWVWILIFISLLAVGPIIYMLIILRNRLTGDKEQKPYSLGHCAWFVYGALMKQGSTLSPIADSTRLLFATWWIFITILTSFYTANLTAFLTLSKFTLPYNTVSDILYKNKHFVSARGGGVEYAIRNTNESLSMLTNMIRNNHAVFSSSSNDTFNLQNFVEKDGYVFVRDRPAINHVLYADYRYRKTISMNDEKLHCPFAMAKEPFLKKNRSFAYPLGSNLSELFDPKLLNLVESGIIKYLSSKDLPNAEICPQNLAGTERQLRNTDLMMTYYIMFAGFVTAMVVFFTELIFRYLNHRNDGSKWARHGVGRTTNGLSVRAPRWLRQLETDSAKQRLTASPSSSTITPPPPYQSIFSSNHRHQHQQDEASHLSKESSLHRWRRVGQFGAGGSNFGTLAAGVLLGNGQLHEGSGAGGVRRLINGRDYMVFRNPNGQSQLVPVRAPSAALFQYTYTE from the exons ATGACTGGCTTCGACTTAATACTTTCGGCGGCGCTGTGTCTCACGTGTGCAAATCTAACGGATATACGTCTACCCGAGGGTCTAATAGAGTTAGATGAAAATAATACCGTTGTTACTATATCACCCGATTTGGCAGTTGACGAGCCATCCTTGGATGATGCACCATTTGAAACGGTAAAAACAATCGTCGCCAAGAAGGAGAAAATGGATAAGCTAAGAGAGTGGATAAAGGGTCGAAAATTGGTGATTGCTACGCTGGAGGATTATCCGCTCAGCTATACGGTTATGGAGAATGACACGAGAGTGGGCAAGGGTGTGGCGTTTGAGTTGATCGACTTCTTGCAGGAGCAAATGCAATTCACCTATGAAGTTGTGGTGCCGGAAGATAATATCATTGGTTCGAGAGAGGACTATGAGAAGAGTCTTATAAAGATGCTGAATAACTCG GAAGCCGACTTGGCTGCTGCTTTTATACCTACGCTAAGCGAGCAGCACAGCTTTGTTTTCTACTCGACAACCACTTTGGACGAGGGTGAATGGATTATGGTGATGCAACGTCCACGTGAATCGGCCACTGGTTCGGGTCTGATGGCACCATTTGATTTCTGGGTTtggattttaattttcatttcgctCTTGGCGGTTGGACCAATTATTTATATGCTCATTATATTGCGTAATCGTTTGACTGGTGATAAGGAGCAGAAGCCTTACTCGCTGGGCCACTGTGCATGGTTTGTGTATGGTGCATTGATGAAGCAGGGCAGTACATTGTCGCCGATCGCAG ATTCAACACGCCTACTCTTTGCCACCTGGTGGATATTCATTACGATATTGACTTCATTCTACACCGCAAATTTAACAGCTTTTCTCACGCTATCTAAATTTACTTTACCCTATAATACCGTTAGCGATATACTATATAAGAATAAACACTTTGTTTCGGCACGCGGCGGTGGCGTGGAATATGCGATAAGGAAT ACCAACGAAAGCCTATCCATGCTGACAAATATGATACGCAACAACCACGCCGTGTTCTCGAGCAGCTCGAACGACACTTTTAATTTGCAGAATTTTGTTGAAAAGGATGGCTATGTGTTCGTACGTGACCGTCCGGCTATAAATCATGTGCTTTACGCAGACTATCGCTATCGCAAAACCATTAGCATGAATGATGAGAAGCTACACTGTCCATTCGCCATGGCTAAGGAGccgtttttgaagaaaaatcgtTCATTCGCCTATCCGTTGGGCTCCAATTTGAGTGAGCTCTTCGATCCCAA ACTACTCAACCTCGTGGAATCCGGCATTATTAAGTACCTGTCGTCTAAAGATCTACCAAATGCCGAAATATGCCCACAAAACTTGGCCGGTACCGAGCGACAGCTGCGCAATACCGATCTCATGATGACCTACTACATTATGTTCGCCGGCTTTGTCACCGCCATGGTTGTTTTCTTCACTGAGCTTATATTCCGCTACCTGAATCACCGTAATGATGGTAGCAAGTGGGCGCGTCACGGCGTCGGACGCACTACAAATGGACTCTCGGTGCGTGCACCGCGTTGGCTGCGGCAACTGGAGACGGACAGCGCCAAGCAACGGCTGACTGCTTCCCCCTCGAGTTCGACCATTACACCGCCGCCACCATATCAAAGTATTTTCAGCAGCAATCATCGTCACCAACACCAACAGGATGAGGCAAGCCATTTGAGTAAGGAAAGCAGCTTGCATCGTTGGCGACGCGTCGGCCAATTCGGAGCCGGCGGCTCGAATTTTGGCACCTTAGCGGCCGGTGTACTGCTGGGCAATGGTCAGCTGCATGAGGGTAGTGGCGCGGGTGGTGTACGACGTTTGATTAACGGTCGTGATTATATGGTTTTCCGCAATCCGAACGGACAGAGCCAATTGGTGCCAGTGCGTGCACCCTCAGCGGCGCTCTTTCAGTATACCTACACGGAGTAA